From the genome of Solanum pennellii chromosome 6, SPENNV200:
GGCACCTGAGCCGTTAAAGGAGGCAGCACGACAACATCCACGAGCAGATCCAGTGTTATCTGAGAAACATGTTACTCCTAGAAGCATCAAACGCAATCAGGCTTTTGAACacgatgataataataataataataatacggAGAAATTACCTGATAGTCCAAGTAAAACCATAACAGAAACGGTTACAGAGAGATTGGCACCAGCTTATGCTGCAGTATCTGATGCAACACACGCGTTTGCTTCTAAGATCTCAAATCTCACTCTATCAAACACTGATAACCACGAATCGGATATCcaaaaaacaccaaaaaatgTTCACTTTGGTAATGTGGGACAAAATGTAGACCAAAATGCTACCGCTCTTACAAGTCCAGTTAAAAAATGGGACAAAGGTGTTTCAGTGAAAGAGTACTTTGCAGAAAAATTTGAGCCCGGTGAAGGCGAAAGATCACTTTCACAGATCATAACTGAGGCTATGAGCCCTAGGCATTCATCTTCCAGTGATATAGGTAACGTTAAATGTATCTCTTCAAAGAAATTAAAGCCTATTTCGCGCATTTAAACTCTGTTTTTTCCCCCTTTGCTAATAGGTATAATGGAGAAAATGAAGGGGGCTGTAACTTCATTTATTCAGCCTGAATTTTCCCCAAAATCATCAACAATAAAAAGCATCAAATCAGCATCAACTTCCAATATTCCAGTTTCTACGAGTGACATAATGTCTCCTAAGAGTGTGATCGTCGCTTCGAATAATAATTTGCCTCAGGATAATCCCATTACTATGCCTCATAAGAGTCATTTATCTACTACTAATGACTCTGCATCAATATCACAAATTCCTGAGTTCCACAGTGCAAGATCATCACCACTCATTCCTATCACCTCCAGTATTCAACAAGGTAATCAATCATTCTAATTAAAATGCTTAGTTTACTAATTACTTATTAATGTGCAGGGAAATATTATTTAGTTTCTAATCAAGGaactttcttttaatttattgcaGATATTGAGGAACAAAACCATGAGAGGATTCTTCAACCAAACTGAAATTATGATTAACACTGGTTACAGACatctctaaaataaaataaagaatcaaTCTACTGATTCTAAAGTTTAGTTTTGTGTATTAGTcagcaaaataaataaagaaaatgttgtattctttttttgtttaaaactaaaataggAATTTATGACAGACTTGAGcattttttcagttttattgaGCCTTCTAAGGCTAGATTTCGGGGTGGCTTGACACTCTGAAAGTCTTCGATCAAATGGAAGGATGGATGTCTGTCTTTAGCGACTTCTGTTTGATCAGTAGTAGTAAAAGTACCTCGAGTTTTGGTAGATCTTATAAGAAACGTCGTTGCTATGTATGAGTAACAAGATGTTTTCTTAGTAGTATtgtatttttgaagattttgtaAGAAAACTCTATACGTACATTTGTATCCTTGTAAATGTAGGTCAATATGTTGcatatcaatatataataataataatgcattTGTCCATGATCCTTAGCTGAGAACTTTAACACTGAATTGGCAAAAATTGGTTATGGTTTCAATTGTTTTCACTTCTCGTCCAGCCAAACAAATTATCACAATGCGAATCGTAAATAGGGAAATAGTTCAATCaacataaacttttttttattggtttctCATCCATAGTAAAAGGGATCTGATTAATCCGAATTTGCACATGAAAGTCCCACTTTGGAAGGTAAAGCCTCTCTATCAAAGTGACTCTATTCGGGGctttaatatgaaatttctaGTTAACGATGGATGAATACTTACCATTTCACCAGTAATTTAGgattcctttttattttgaaactaaACTTGATTTTACTGAAAATCCGGTTTcatcttttaactttttcttgttAATTTACATTTATTAAATGAATAAGGACCATTACTATTAATTTGTCTCTAGTCATTGTGTGTTTTTTCTCATAAAACAAACTGCAAATCCAACCAAGTGTCATTGATCGATGCAATATTTATATGACAGATGTGTTCAGGGTTCATCGAAACACCAAATTCTctttaacaaaaattatattatttacacatttaaaattattttcat
Proteins encoded in this window:
- the LOC107022877 gene encoding uncharacterized protein LOC107022877 produces the protein MAQLDKFSHSSRSTPKSNSTTFEQLLPGNERSWSTSSSPTAYYDHEEYTPTHGKKSVISKVKEKAKKLKHSLSGRKKMQENDVHDDTPSWGVTLDDDDEEDVDPEYLGAPMYESELAPEPLKEAARQHPRADPVLSEKHVTPRSIKRNQAFEHDDNNNNNNTEKLPDSPSKTITETVTERLAPAYAAVSDATHAFASKISNLTLSNTDNHESDIQKTPKNVHFGNVGQNVDQNATALTSPVKKWDKGVSVKEYFAEKFEPGEGERSLSQIITEAMSPRHSSSSDIGIMEKMKGAVTSFIQPEFSPKSSTIKSIKSASTSNIPVSTSDIMSPKSVIVASNNNLPQDNPITMPHKSHLSTTNDSASISQIPEFHSARSSPLIPITSSIQQDIEEQNHERILQPN